The nucleotide sequence GTTTAAGCACTAAAAGCCTTGTATTACAGGGGCTTCAAGCTTTAGACCTGGGAAATATGGATTTGCGTTTAAGCACTTCTACGCTCCAAAGGGGATGTAACAGGTATATCGTGTCGATCTATCTATTGCTGTCACCAATACCCATCACAGCATGCGCCAATTTCAACTTGAGTTCTTCACTAAAATCCTCCTCAAAGATAAGAGACTCAATTAGTTCACCCAAAAGCTCTTTGGAAACTTTCCCTTCTGCTACCCAGACAACAATATTTTCCATTTCTAGCACAAACTTTTTTACCAAAAAATCATAGCCATTAATCTCTAGAAAATAAGCTCCTAATACAATGCTAGAACGCTTATTTCCATCAATAAAGACATGAAATTTGTTGACTGCAAAAACTAGGTGAGTTAACTTGTGGTGAATCTCAGGGTAATAAAGATCATTTTGAATGTGTTCTAATGCACTCTCTAGTAGCCCGAGATTACTAATTCCCGGATAACCCTCTGAGTTTTCAATGATCCAATCATGTTCCTTAACCGCATAGTGAATATCAAAGTAAAAAAAACTTGCTGCCACAGCTTATCGATCCTTCAATCGCTTAAATACAGCTAAAACAACCGGATCGGAAAGTTGCTCTTCTAAAGAACGGCTGGCCTCTCCTAAAAATTTCTCAAAGTCGCTCTCTGGAATACTTTGAATATACGCTTCTAATTTTTGATGCAGAGCATCCCGAAATCCTAAATCACGACTAGCCATTTTGATACGAGCCTCTTCAATAATAGGCTTTAGGTAAGGATTTTGCTCTGCTGATTTAAATAGTGAGTCAGCCTCTGTTGGTTTTAACTTCCTTCCCAACTGTTCTGACTTGGCTTTTAGTTCTGCTGCTAAACCATTCTCTAGACTGGCGATAGCAGTTAGAACTTCAGCATACATGGTGTCGCGGGGGCAATCGTTTTTACCTAGGCTGAGAATCTGCTTATACTCTTCCGCCTTCTCTAGGAAAACAATCTGATACACTCTGTTAGTATAAAAGCCATATTTATACTTGCCCATATCCAGGTAATTATCAAGAGCTTCGGTAAACGTCTTCCGATAGCTAAATTCTTGATAGGCCGCAGGTAAGTAGTTTTTATCTCTCTGGTTAATGTATTTAGTGTGTCCGCCCGTCCGTTGGGCCACTACGTCAATGACAATATCTAAGATACGGGAGCGAATGGAGCGGGCACGATCACTCTCCACCAGCACCATTGCCAAGTTGAGGGCTGCTCGAAAAGTGAACACACCTAGTACCGTGGTTTTGGTACCGTAATCAGTTACGGTAGCATCGGTCAAAGCCTTGAATTCTCGGAGTTTCCGGCCTCGTAGCACCGTATAGCCATTGGCACTCAGTTCATCGCTGTGGCTGGCTAGGTACTTTTCGACGGTACTTTCGCTCACCCCAAAAATCTCAACTAGCTGCTGTTTGGTAAATAAGAGTTCCCCATCATAGTAAGTACCTCCTAATCCTAAGTGTTCTTCAATTTTTTCTAGGGCATAGCGATTGTTGAGAACATTCTGGCGATCGAGGGGCGATGAAGTTAAATCTTTTGCCATTATCATTAACCTCCTTTAGTTTTACGTTTGGCAGGATTTTTTGATGAGGCCTGTTGGCTGGTCATTTTTGTATAGAGTTCAAACAATTTTTCCAACCGCAACTCCTCAGGGAACGCTGTGCGAACGGTATCGCCTCCTAAAAAATTACAGGTGAAGCAGCAACCAATATAAATGCGCTCCAGGCCATCATCATTGTGGTCATGGGCCTGGCGGACGAGAGGAAATTCACTATCTATGCGGTCGGGGTCGTACATATCGGCAATGGTGGCGGGGAAATATTGCTCACGGGCTAACAAAATATTCTCGGCATTAGGGCTTGATCTGAATTAGTAGTTCCTGAACTGATAATACTAGAATAGGCGAACTCGAAAAGCCTTGCGTATCGCGGGTGACAATTGCATCCAGGCCTTGGGCCACGGCACAAAAAATCTGAACCGCATCCTCAAAAAATAAGGGTCGCTCCAGCAGAAAATCCAGAATGATGTTGGTATCTATTAATGTTCTCATTACAAATATTTATCCATGCGGCGTTGTTCTAACAGGGCAATTACCTCTTCATCTGTGGGTGGTGCGTGATCCGTTTTGAGCAGGCCCCGCATTGTTTGAATCGCTCTAGACTGCTCGGATTGGGTTGTGGTGAGTTGTTTTTGCTGGATCAGTTCGGCAAAGCGCAGGACTTCACGGATCTGCTTTTCTGAAAGGGTTGCGATGAGTTGATGGAGTTTTTCAGCGGTAGTCATGACAGTTAGGGGATAAATGTGTTTTGACGATGGGCCTGGGTATGAATTTTTTCAAGGTTGAGCAGATTCAGCCGAAACTTCCAAAAAGTCGATCCCACGATAGACTTGCTCAATTGGAAAGCTCAGGTTTACGGATTGCAATTCTACGGTGTCCCCAGGCCGGTAATTGATAATCTCCCAATGATCATTACTATTTTTGCGATACAGATCAATGGCAATTTCCTGGGAACTGACTAAGACGTAATCTTGGAGTTGCGGATTCTGACGATAGCGAAAAAACTTTTTGCCCCGGTCATAGGCTTCGGTACTATCCGACAACACTTCAATGATGATGCAGGGGTAGGTAATATATTGGTCGGTTGTTTTATCTCTGGGATCACAACTAACACTGACATCGGGATAAATGTAGTCATTGGTTTCAACAATTTTCACTCGACAATCGGAGTTAAAGACCTGACAACTGCTATTGGACAAGTGATTATCCAGTAAAGCACCGAATTTCAAAGCAATACGGCTATGGTTTCGGGTTCCCCCACTCATGGCATAAACTTCACCATTGATATATTCGTGGCGGTGTAATTGTTGCTCTTCCCATGCGAAATATTCAGTAGGTGTTAATTTTGGGGGTTGATTCGGAACTGCAATCATGATTTTGCTCCTTTGATTTTGGACTGGTTAACTTTCTGGCTAGTCATTACGGCGAATTGGTAGTTGACGAATACGAACGGAGTCATCAGTAATAGTTACTGCTACACCATCTGTCAGTTCTTTTTCTATAGAAGGCAACATCTCCAAAAGCTTTTGAGTAACTAAATTAGGTTTAGCAGAAGATAGGCGTAAGGTAATCAAACTCGGTTGTTGAGCATTACTTAGAGCTACCAACATGGAAAAATCTAAGTCTTGAGTTAGGAT is from Synechococcus sp. PCC 6312 and encodes:
- a CDS encoding type II toxin-antitoxin system death-on-curing family toxin; this translates as MAASFFYFDIHYAVKEHDWIIENSEGYPGISNLGLLESALEHIQNDLYYPEIHHKLTHLVFAVNKFHVFIDGNKRSSIVLGAYFLEINGYDFLVKKFVLEMENIVVWVAEGKVSKELLGELIESLIFEEDFSEELKLKLAHAVMGIGDSNR
- a CDS encoding DUF2281 domain-containing protein, whose product is MTTAEKLHQLIATLSEKQIREVLRFAELIQQKQLTTTQSEQSRAIQTMRGLLKTDHAPPTDEEVIALLEQRRMDKYL
- a CDS encoding Uma2 family endonuclease, translating into MIAVPNQPPKLTPTEYFAWEEQQLHRHEYINGEVYAMSGGTRNHSRIALKFGALLDNHLSNSSCQVFNSDCRVKIVETNDYIYPDVSVSCDPRDKTTDQYITYPCIIIEVLSDSTEAYDRGKKFFRYRQNPQLQDYVLVSSQEIAIDLYRKNSNDHWEIINYRPGDTVELQSVNLSFPIEQVYRGIDFLEVSAESAQP
- a CDS encoding DUF5615 family PIN-like protein; the protein is MSNLCLLADVHISPLTVAALNREGYNTVRTTDFLPASAADVEILELARVKGRVILTQDLDFSMLVALSNAQQPSLITLRLSSAKPNLVTQKLLEMLPSIEKELTDGVAVTITDDSVRIRQLPIRRND